The following proteins come from a genomic window of Sphaerisporangium rubeum:
- a CDS encoding FAD-dependent oxidoreductase, translating to MAGRDVAPGVRGSTGPGDPELHAVDEEFGRLIGRYGAAIRHSRITGRRVMYADAVGVQGEIEFTPGASPHPFLTGTYPVYTRFSNSASSDDVAPDTRGMSLMLLDPQAPHDPSRSPFNLTMSTGRLLFVPHAAAYTRYMVGGDEAREELAREFPGMRDAVWDGVREPVSYAAYHYYSKAPRLHVTGEGPELIRYRVVISEHAMDVGFHDPHGRRFPPAPPDSLERDPADDRPPSLLWNDLRSRVAEGGFTLLLQAQRHPLGDDADANRSALDASLPWLPHRYAYRTLATLRFHGLLDGVTAEQLLFDPAVAPEGLGIALARTPYEPASINHLRALVYGPAHEARSGLTDGRPRHTPVTVREPAAEGAQERRTVCVVGAGPSGLTAARELERLGHRVVVLESADEVAGKSASVRIDGRVYDLGAHICTTRYTELLSLACELGVETEPTTPAFVYDIPNCHVEPMPLPPPEVISRYHHLRAEFFPEVARPGLAHSAAALARPTSELLNELGVTGLATALGVGYTSCGYGSLDEMPALYFLKFAEHTGLIPVNRSLHRRSGTFTIKGGFARLWRRVAEELSDVRTGVRIESIERRPDGVTVNIAGSGPVEADDLLLTVALDRVLHLLRPTDLERDVAARIRTIDFRTVVCRVSGVPRHGFYMFPGPARGLSAYHSRYPDQDVCTCYCYGAEGMDDDAPAVLTAESMERLNGRVDEVLQVCRWDYMPHFGPADLASGIMDRIERSQGAEHTYHAGSLVAAELIETNIAYARDLVRRFFTPQERPAAQPFTGGPGRQKPVTGHDPARTPGEVRGDGIRWEMGAGHDRNVTVDCVIRDLRAEQDIVAEADGPAASEPLDGQVCSPAARVSPVDQAAAVASHPSADEISAWLVSHVAGHLNCPAREVDPDRPIDEHGLDSLVLAELHTELTGWLGRPIPLATLYRLPTLAALAHYLEGVAR from the coding sequence ATGGCGGGCCGGGACGTTGCACCGGGGGTGCGCGGGTCGACCGGCCCCGGCGACCCGGAACTGCATGCGGTGGACGAGGAGTTCGGCCGGCTGATCGGCCGGTACGGCGCGGCGATCAGGCACAGCCGGATCACGGGACGCCGCGTCATGTACGCGGACGCGGTCGGCGTCCAGGGGGAGATCGAATTCACGCCAGGCGCGTCGCCGCACCCGTTCCTCACCGGCACTTACCCGGTGTACACGCGGTTCAGCAACTCGGCGTCCTCCGACGACGTCGCGCCGGACACACGCGGCATGTCGCTGATGCTCCTCGACCCGCAGGCCCCGCACGACCCGTCGCGGTCGCCGTTCAACCTCACCATGAGCACCGGCCGGCTGCTGTTCGTGCCGCACGCCGCGGCGTACACCCGCTACATGGTCGGCGGCGACGAGGCGCGCGAGGAACTGGCCAGGGAGTTCCCCGGCATGCGGGACGCCGTGTGGGACGGCGTGCGCGAGCCGGTGTCGTACGCGGCCTACCACTACTACTCCAAGGCGCCGCGCCTGCACGTGACCGGCGAGGGCCCCGAACTGATCCGGTACCGGGTCGTGATCTCCGAGCACGCCATGGACGTCGGGTTCCACGACCCGCACGGCCGCCGCTTCCCGCCGGCCCCGCCTGACTCCTTGGAACGCGACCCGGCGGACGACCGGCCGCCGTCGCTGCTGTGGAACGATCTGCGGTCCAGGGTCGCCGAAGGCGGCTTCACGCTGCTGCTCCAGGCGCAACGCCACCCGCTGGGGGACGACGCGGACGCCAACCGGTCCGCGCTCGACGCGTCACTTCCGTGGCTTCCGCACCGGTACGCGTACCGGACCCTCGCGACGCTGCGCTTCCACGGCCTGCTGGACGGCGTCACCGCCGAGCAGTTGCTGTTCGACCCCGCCGTGGCCCCGGAAGGCCTCGGCATCGCGCTCGCCCGCACCCCGTACGAGCCCGCCTCCATCAACCATCTGCGGGCCCTCGTCTACGGCCCGGCCCACGAGGCGCGTTCCGGCCTCACCGATGGACGTCCGCGCCACACCCCCGTCACGGTGCGCGAGCCCGCGGCGGAGGGGGCACAGGAACGGCGCACGGTGTGCGTGGTCGGCGCGGGGCCGAGCGGTCTCACCGCGGCCCGTGAGCTGGAACGCCTCGGCCACCGGGTCGTGGTGCTGGAGAGCGCGGACGAGGTCGCGGGCAAGTCCGCCTCGGTGCGGATCGACGGCCGGGTGTACGACCTCGGCGCGCACATCTGCACGACCCGGTACACCGAACTGCTCAGCCTGGCCTGCGAACTCGGCGTCGAGACCGAGCCCACCACACCGGCGTTCGTGTACGACATCCCGAACTGCCACGTGGAACCCATGCCGCTGCCGCCGCCTGAGGTGATCAGCCGCTACCACCATCTGCGCGCGGAGTTCTTCCCCGAGGTGGCGAGGCCCGGCCTCGCGCACAGCGCCGCCGCGCTGGCCCGTCCCACGTCCGAGCTGCTGAACGAACTCGGCGTCACCGGCCTCGCGACGGCACTCGGCGTCGGCTACACCAGCTGCGGATACGGCTCGCTCGACGAGATGCCGGCGCTGTACTTCCTCAAGTTCGCCGAGCACACCGGCCTGATCCCGGTGAACCGCTCCCTGCACCGCCGCTCAGGCACCTTCACGATCAAAGGCGGCTTCGCCAGGCTGTGGCGACGGGTCGCCGAGGAGCTGTCCGACGTGCGGACCGGTGTGCGGATCGAGTCGATCGAACGCCGGCCGGACGGCGTCACCGTGAACATCGCCGGCTCAGGACCCGTCGAGGCCGACGACCTGCTGCTCACCGTGGCACTCGACCGCGTGCTCCACCTGCTGCGACCCACCGACCTGGAACGCGACGTCGCCGCGCGGATCCGCACGATCGACTTCCGCACGGTCGTGTGCCGCGTCTCCGGCGTCCCGCGGCACGGCTTCTACATGTTCCCCGGCCCGGCGCGGGGCCTCAGCGCCTACCACAGCAGGTATCCCGACCAGGACGTCTGCACCTGTTACTGCTACGGCGCCGAAGGCATGGACGACGACGCGCCGGCGGTCCTCACGGCGGAGAGCATGGAACGGCTCAACGGCCGCGTCGACGAGGTGCTCCAGGTGTGCCGCTGGGACTACATGCCGCACTTCGGCCCCGCCGACCTCGCGTCCGGGATCATGGACAGGATCGAGCGGTCGCAGGGGGCCGAGCACACCTACCACGCCGGCAGCCTGGTCGCGGCCGAGCTGATCGAGACGAACATCGCGTACGCGCGCGACCTGGTCCGCCGTTTCTTCACCCCGCAGGAGCGGCCGGCGGCGCAACCGTTCACCGGCGGCCCCGGACGGCAGAAGCCCGTCACCGGCCACGACCCCGCCAGGACCCCGGGAGAGGTCCGGGGGGACGGCATCCGGTGGGAGATGGGGGCCGGGCACGACAGGAACGTCACCGTCGACTGCGTCATACGGGACCTGCGGGCCGAGCAGGACATCGTCGCCGAGGCGGACGGCCCGGCGGCGTCCGAGCCGCTTGACGGACAGGTCTGCTCGCCGGCGGCGCGGGTCTCTCCGGTCGATCAGGCGGCGGCCGTGGCGTCCCATCCGTCCGCCGACGAGATCAGCGCGTGGCTGGTGTCCCACGTGGCCGGGCACCTCAACTGTCCCGCTCGTGAGGTTGACCCCGACCGTCCCATCGACGAGCACGGCCTGGACTCCCTGGTGCTGGCCGAACTGCACACCGAGCTGACCGGCTGGCTCGGCCGTCCGATACCGCTCGCCACGCTGTACCGTCTCCCCACCCTGGCCGCACTGGCCCACTATCTGGAAGGCGTGGCGCGATAG
- a CDS encoding fatty acyl-AMP ligase, whose amino-acid sequence MPPGEWTLLAALRALYERVPRRVLLVYVDEAGRDAGSLDVTGLVAETERIRGLLLDHGLRQGDRAVLLYLPSLDFVSAFLGCLAAGVVPVPVAPPNPFRPGYDAEVLSAVVAGSAAAALLTHDDYRSLVTPDSRWPAVPWVSTHPGTAAEAATDEVFGRWYEPADLDEPVFLQYTSGSTGTPKGVVVSHRNIHHELIAIARDLGLGDDTVAVTWVPHFHDLGLVSFLLDTVVGFSSRTYVMSPLTFLRDPALWLEVISRVRATHTAAPNFAFDLVVRKTTPERRARLDLRSLRVVGSSGELIRPGTVSRFLEAFTPSGFPPRAFYPTYGMAEHTLSITMGGSGPLRVDAEAIEKGKAVPLADDDGRPAVAYHACGWVTKPGARLRIVDPRTMEPCGPEEVGEIWVDSVTKARGYWGLPEETEATFRAVVADGDPRRYLRTGDLGFVHDGELFVTGRYKDLIIIRGHNHYPQDIEDSLRDAHPVIRPGGVAAFSVPAPRDEAAGERIVVFAETNGDAPSLEEAAEITRAVRGVVSRDHGVAAEVVLGPRGLVLKTTSGKIRRSACREAYLKGEAAVWPVTPEERDT is encoded by the coding sequence ATGCCACCAGGGGAGTGGACGCTGCTCGCGGCGTTGCGCGCGCTGTACGAGCGGGTCCCCCGGCGGGTGCTCCTGGTGTACGTCGACGAGGCAGGACGGGACGCCGGCTCGCTCGACGTCACGGGCCTGGTGGCCGAGACCGAGCGGATCCGCGGCCTGCTGCTCGATCACGGGCTGCGGCAGGGTGACCGCGCGGTGCTGCTGTACCTGCCGTCGCTGGACTTCGTGAGCGCGTTCCTCGGCTGCCTCGCCGCAGGCGTCGTACCGGTCCCGGTGGCGCCGCCGAACCCGTTCCGGCCGGGATACGACGCCGAGGTCCTGTCCGCCGTGGTCGCGGGTTCCGCAGCGGCGGCCCTGCTCACCCACGACGACTACCGCTCGCTCGTCACACCGGACAGCCGGTGGCCCGCCGTCCCCTGGGTGTCCACCCACCCGGGAACCGCGGCCGAGGCCGCCACCGACGAGGTGTTCGGCCGGTGGTACGAGCCGGCGGACCTCGACGAGCCGGTGTTCCTGCAGTACACCTCCGGGTCCACCGGGACCCCCAAAGGGGTGGTGGTCAGCCACCGCAACATCCACCACGAGCTGATCGCCATCGCGCGCGACCTCGGCCTCGGCGACGACACCGTCGCGGTGACGTGGGTGCCGCACTTCCACGATCTCGGGCTGGTCAGCTTCCTGCTCGACACCGTCGTCGGGTTCTCCTCGCGCACCTACGTCATGTCGCCGCTGACCTTCCTGCGTGATCCCGCGCTGTGGCTGGAGGTGATCTCACGGGTGCGCGCCACGCACACCGCGGCGCCGAACTTCGCGTTCGACCTGGTCGTCCGCAAGACCACCCCAGAACGGCGCGCGCGGCTGGATCTGCGGTCGCTGCGGGTCGTCGGCTCGTCAGGCGAACTGATCCGGCCCGGCACCGTCAGCCGGTTCCTGGAGGCGTTCACCCCCTCCGGGTTCCCGCCGCGGGCCTTCTACCCGACGTACGGCATGGCCGAGCACACCTTGAGCATCACCATGGGAGGCAGCGGGCCGCTTCGGGTGGACGCCGAGGCGATCGAGAAGGGGAAGGCCGTGCCGCTGGCGGACGACGACGGCCGTCCGGCGGTGGCGTACCACGCCTGCGGGTGGGTGACCAAGCCAGGCGCACGGCTGCGGATCGTCGACCCCCGCACCATGGAGCCGTGCGGCCCGGAGGAGGTCGGCGAGATCTGGGTGGACTCCGTCACGAAGGCCCGCGGGTACTGGGGCCTGCCTGAGGAGACCGAGGCGACGTTCCGCGCCGTGGTGGCCGACGGCGACCCGCGGCGGTACCTGCGCACCGGCGACCTCGGGTTCGTCCACGACGGCGAACTGTTCGTCACCGGCCGCTACAAGGACCTCATCATCATCAGGGGCCACAACCACTACCCGCAGGACATCGAGGACAGCCTGCGCGACGCGCACCCGGTGATCCGTCCCGGCGGCGTGGCCGCGTTCTCGGTGCCGGCCCCGCGGGACGAGGCCGCCGGGGAACGGATCGTCGTGTTCGCCGAGACCAACGGCGACGCGCCGTCCCTCGAGGAGGCCGCCGAGATCACCCGCGCCGTCCGCGGCGTGGTGAGCCGTGACCACGGCGTCGCCGCCGAGGTCGTGCTCGGCCCACGCGGGCTGGTGCTCAAGACCACCAGCGGGAAGATCCGCCGCTCCGCCTGCCGCGAGGCGTACCTGAAAGGCGAGGCCGCCGTCTGGCCGGTGACCCCCGAGGAGCGTGACACCTGA
- a CDS encoding aldo/keto reductase codes for MQTRRIGDVQVGAIGLGGMPMSIEGRPDETRSIRTIHAALDSGITLIDTADAYHLYSDDIGHNEVLIAQALAQYGEDTSGVLVATKGGHLRPGDGSWTLNGSPDYLKQACDASLKRLGVETIGLYQFHRPDPKVPYADSVGAIRDLLDAGKIRFAGISNANPEQIRLANEILGGRLVSVQNQFSPAFRSSEPELELCAEMDIAFLPWSPLGGITRAGDLGDRFAAFTEVARDHGVSPQQVCLAWMLAKAPVVIPIPGSSRPETIQDSAKAADLRLSPEELSRLDAG; via the coding sequence ATGCAGACACGCCGTATCGGTGACGTGCAGGTGGGGGCGATCGGACTCGGCGGTATGCCGATGTCCATCGAGGGACGACCGGACGAGACGCGGTCGATCCGGACGATCCACGCGGCGCTCGACTCGGGGATCACCCTGATCGACACCGCGGACGCCTATCACCTGTACTCCGACGACATCGGCCACAACGAGGTGCTGATCGCGCAGGCGCTGGCCCAGTACGGCGAGGACACCTCCGGTGTGCTGGTCGCCACCAAAGGCGGCCACCTGCGTCCCGGGGACGGCTCCTGGACGTTGAACGGCTCGCCGGACTACCTCAAGCAGGCCTGCGACGCCTCGCTCAAGCGCCTCGGCGTGGAGACGATCGGCCTGTACCAGTTCCACCGGCCCGACCCCAAGGTCCCGTACGCCGACTCGGTGGGGGCGATCAGGGACCTGCTGGACGCCGGGAAGATCCGCTTCGCCGGCATCTCCAACGCGAACCCCGAGCAGATCCGCCTCGCGAACGAGATCCTCGGCGGCCGTCTGGTGAGCGTGCAGAACCAGTTCTCGCCGGCCTTCCGGTCCAGCGAGCCCGAGCTGGAGCTGTGCGCCGAGATGGACATCGCGTTCCTGCCGTGGAGCCCGCTCGGCGGCATCACGCGGGCCGGCGACCTCGGCGACCGTTTCGCCGCCTTCACCGAGGTGGCCCGCGACCACGGTGTCAGTCCCCAGCAGGTCTGCCTGGCCTGGATGCTGGCCAAGGCCCCCGTGGTCATCCCCATCCCCGGCTCCTCGCGTCCCGAGACCATCCAGGACTCGGCCAAGGCCGCCGACCTGCGGCTCTCCCCGGAGGAGCTGTCGCGTCTCGACGCGGGCTGA
- a CDS encoding SMP-30/gluconolactonase/LRE family protein, with the protein MTVDLRAEVWLEVSGVHLEGVVWDGDAGLVRFVDIPKGRVFHADPATAEAGHADLPAPITAVHPTTRPGTLLVADGDGMALASGGELTERLAAPLAGRPEIRMNDGNVDPAGRYLAGSMAYDSTPGAACLYRLDPDRSLHTLLTGLTVSNGIDWSPDGALCYFIDTPTRRVDVFDYDVTTGALSGRRVFADTSDGPGMPDGMTVDADGGVWVAFWGGSRVVRYAPDGTADLVVRLPVTQVTSCAFGGPGLDQLYITTSTEGLSPGELSEQPAAGALFRAEPGHRGRPSNRFAA; encoded by the coding sequence ATGACGGTCGACCTGCGGGCCGAGGTGTGGCTGGAGGTCTCCGGCGTTCACCTCGAAGGGGTGGTGTGGGACGGCGACGCGGGGCTCGTACGGTTCGTCGACATACCCAAAGGTCGGGTCTTTCATGCCGACCCGGCCACCGCCGAGGCCGGCCACGCCGACCTGCCGGCTCCGATCACCGCCGTGCACCCCACCACGCGACCCGGCACCCTGCTCGTCGCGGACGGTGACGGCATGGCCCTCGCCTCCGGCGGCGAGCTCACCGAGCGGCTCGCCGCGCCGCTGGCCGGCCGGCCCGAGATCCGGATGAACGACGGCAACGTGGACCCGGCGGGACGTTACCTGGCCGGTTCCATGGCGTACGACTCCACGCCGGGAGCCGCCTGCCTGTACCGGCTGGACCCGGACCGTTCCCTGCACACGCTGCTGACCGGCCTGACGGTGAGCAACGGCATCGACTGGTCCCCCGACGGCGCCTTGTGCTACTTCATCGACACCCCGACCCGCCGCGTGGACGTCTTCGACTACGACGTGACCACCGGAGCCCTGTCGGGCCGCCGCGTGTTCGCCGACACCTCTGACGGACCCGGCATGCCGGACGGCATGACGGTGGACGCCGACGGCGGGGTGTGGGTGGCGTTCTGGGGAGGTTCCCGCGTGGTCCGCTACGCGCCGGACGGCACTGCCGACCTGGTCGTGCGCCTGCCGGTGACGCAGGTGACGTCCTGCGCGTTCGGCGGCCCCGGCCTCGACCAGCTCTACATCACCACCTCCACAGAGGGCCTGTCACCGGGTGAGCTGAGCGAACAGCCCGCCGCCGGTGCGCTCTTCCGTGCCGAACCCGGCCACCGTGGCCGACCCTCGAACAGGTTCGCCGCATGA
- a CDS encoding beta-glucosidase gives MTTVSTAAPEVWRDAGRSPEERVEALAARMSLAEKIAQLYGVWVGIDDGDGEMAPHQHEFTALPMEWDELVKSGLGQLTRPFGTRPVDVARGAATLAAAQRAIVTAGRWGVPALVHEEILTGLAAWKAGVYPSPLCWGATFDPALVERMGAQIGATMRRLGVHQGLAPVLDVVRDLRWGRVEETIGEDPVLVGAIGAAYVRGVQSAGVIATLKHFVGYSASKAGRNLAPVSAGPREIADVLLPPFEMALRAGAGSVMNSYTDVDGVPAAADPALLTDLLRGTYGFTGTVVADYFSVAFLQTLHNVAASPADAARLALTAGIDVELPTVNCFGPPLLEAVERGEVDVALIDRALRRVLLQKCALGLLDDGWSPEPPVLTEGGEVLDDAEVRSLAGELARRSIVMLRNTGALPLAPAATLAVVGPRAGTPQAMMGCYSFPMHVGVHHPEAGIGVEVPTVVEALRAGGYDVRYEQGVPVLGGDDDGIAAAVAAARDADVCVAVLGDQAGLFGRGTSGEGCDAADLRLPGRQEELLEALLATGTPVVLVLLVGRPYELGRQIDRLAAVVCGFFPGEEGAPALADVLSGRADAAGRLPVSFPGDGGSQPSTYLGAPLTRRGEVSVIDPTPLFPFGHGLSYAPATWAEVTGGTSWATDGTYDVRVTLRNDSEREVSEVVQVYLHDPVAEVARPAQALIAAHRVDLAAGQTREVTFTLHADQTSYTGASFRRQVDPGEVELRVGASSADIRRALAVTMTGPRRHVGFDRVMEAAVTTT, from the coding sequence ATGACCACCGTGAGCACCGCCGCGCCGGAGGTCTGGAGGGACGCGGGCCGGTCCCCCGAGGAGCGGGTCGAGGCGCTCGCGGCCCGCATGAGCCTCGCGGAGAAGATCGCTCAGCTGTACGGCGTGTGGGTCGGCATCGACGACGGTGACGGCGAGATGGCGCCGCACCAGCACGAGTTCACCGCGCTCCCCATGGAGTGGGACGAGCTGGTCAAGAGCGGCCTCGGCCAGCTCACCCGGCCGTTCGGCACCAGGCCGGTGGACGTCGCGCGCGGCGCCGCGACCCTCGCCGCCGCGCAGCGCGCCATCGTCACGGCCGGCCGGTGGGGTGTCCCGGCGCTGGTGCACGAAGAGATCCTGACCGGGCTCGCCGCGTGGAAGGCCGGCGTGTACCCCTCACCGCTGTGCTGGGGTGCGACGTTCGACCCCGCGCTGGTGGAACGCATGGGTGCGCAGATCGGCGCCACCATGCGGCGCCTCGGCGTGCACCAGGGCCTCGCGCCGGTGCTCGACGTCGTCCGCGACCTGCGCTGGGGCCGGGTCGAGGAGACCATCGGCGAGGACCCCGTGCTGGTCGGCGCCATCGGCGCGGCGTACGTGCGCGGCGTGCAGTCCGCCGGGGTGATCGCCACGCTGAAGCACTTCGTGGGGTACTCGGCGTCCAAGGCCGGCCGCAACCTCGCGCCGGTGTCCGCGGGGCCGCGTGAGATCGCCGACGTGCTGCTGCCGCCGTTCGAGATGGCCCTGCGCGCCGGCGCCGGCTCGGTGATGAACTCCTACACCGACGTCGACGGCGTCCCGGCGGCGGCCGACCCCGCGCTGCTCACCGACCTGCTGCGCGGCACCTACGGCTTCACCGGCACGGTCGTCGCCGACTACTTCTCGGTGGCGTTCCTCCAGACGCTGCACAACGTGGCGGCGTCCCCGGCGGACGCGGCGCGGCTCGCGCTCACCGCCGGCATCGACGTCGAGCTTCCCACCGTGAACTGCTTCGGCCCGCCGCTGCTGGAGGCCGTGGAACGCGGCGAGGTGGACGTCGCGCTGATCGACCGCGCGCTGCGCCGGGTGCTGCTGCAGAAATGCGCGCTCGGCCTGCTCGACGACGGCTGGTCCCCGGAGCCGCCGGTGCTCACCGAAGGCGGCGAGGTGCTGGACGACGCCGAGGTGCGGTCCCTCGCCGGCGAGCTGGCCCGGCGCTCGATCGTGATGCTGCGCAACACCGGAGCGCTGCCGCTCGCGCCGGCCGCGACGCTCGCCGTGGTGGGGCCGCGCGCCGGCACGCCGCAGGCCATGATGGGCTGCTACTCGTTCCCCATGCACGTCGGCGTCCACCATCCCGAGGCCGGCATCGGGGTCGAAGTGCCGACCGTCGTCGAAGCGCTTCGAGCCGGCGGGTACGACGTGCGGTACGAGCAGGGGGTGCCGGTCCTCGGCGGTGACGACGACGGCATCGCGGCGGCCGTCGCGGCGGCCCGGGACGCCGACGTGTGCGTGGCCGTGCTCGGCGACCAGGCCGGCCTGTTCGGACGCGGCACCTCAGGCGAGGGCTGCGACGCGGCGGACCTGCGGCTGCCGGGCCGCCAGGAGGAACTGCTCGAAGCGCTGCTCGCCACCGGCACACCGGTGGTCCTGGTGCTGCTGGTGGGCCGGCCCTACGAGCTCGGCCGGCAGATCGACCGGCTCGCCGCCGTGGTGTGCGGGTTCTTCCCCGGCGAGGAAGGCGCGCCGGCCCTGGCCGACGTGCTGTCGGGCCGGGCCGACGCGGCGGGCCGTCTGCCGGTGAGCTTCCCCGGGGACGGCGGCAGCCAGCCCTCCACGTACCTCGGCGCGCCGCTCACCCGGCGTGGTGAGGTCAGCGTCATCGACCCGACGCCGCTGTTCCCGTTCGGCCACGGCCTGTCGTACGCGCCGGCCACCTGGGCCGAGGTCACCGGTGGCACGTCATGGGCCACCGACGGCACCTACGACGTACGGGTCACGCTGCGCAACGACTCCGAGCGCGAGGTGTCCGAGGTCGTGCAGGTGTACCTGCACGACCCGGTGGCCGAGGTGGCGCGGCCGGCGCAGGCGCTGATCGCCGCGCACCGCGTGGACCTCGCCGCCGGTCAGACCCGCGAGGTGACGTTCACCCTGCACGCCGACCAGACGTCCTACACCGGCGCGTCGTTCCGGCGTCAGGTGGATCCCGGCGAGGTGGAGCTGCGGGTCGGCGCGTCCAGCGCCGACATCAGGCGGGCCCTCGCCGTCACGATGACCGGTCCGCGGCGCCACGTCGGCTTCGACCGCGTCATGGAGGCGGCCGTCACGACCACGTGA
- a CDS encoding Gfo/Idh/MocA family protein: MTTPTPEPLRWAVIGTGGIAKAFCEDLRLTGTGTLVAVGSRTSARAEAFAAETGASRSYGDQAEMLAADDIEAVYVATPHTGHKDAALAAIEAGKAVLVEKPFTINRAEAEEVVKAARARGVFLMEAMWTRFLPHMVRVRELLAQGRLGDVRLVNAEHGVWFPFDPAHRLFDPALGGGALLDLGIYPVSLLSMVFGTPDSVVSSTQFGATGVDGHTSVVTGYAGGRQGVAVTTMEAFLPNRASIAGTEARIDIDPWWYRPTSFTLTGRTGAVERYEWPVPGNGLRFQAEEVARRVREGALESPVLTLDETCEIMGTMDEIRAQAGLRYPGE; encoded by the coding sequence ATGACCACCCCGACCCCTGAACCTCTGCGCTGGGCCGTCATCGGCACCGGCGGCATCGCGAAGGCCTTCTGCGAGGACCTGCGCCTCACCGGCACCGGCACGCTCGTGGCGGTCGGCTCCCGCACGTCCGCGCGCGCCGAGGCGTTCGCGGCCGAGACCGGCGCGTCCCGGAGCTACGGCGACCAGGCCGAGATGCTGGCCGCCGACGACATCGAGGCGGTGTACGTCGCGACGCCGCACACCGGCCACAAGGACGCGGCCCTCGCCGCCATCGAGGCCGGCAAGGCCGTGCTGGTCGAGAAGCCGTTCACCATCAACCGCGCCGAGGCCGAGGAGGTCGTCAAGGCGGCGCGGGCCCGCGGGGTGTTCCTCATGGAGGCCATGTGGACGCGGTTCCTGCCCCACATGGTGCGCGTACGCGAGCTGCTCGCGCAGGGACGTCTCGGTGACGTGCGGCTGGTGAACGCCGAGCACGGCGTGTGGTTCCCCTTCGACCCGGCGCACCGCCTCTTCGACCCGGCACTCGGCGGCGGCGCGCTGCTCGACCTCGGCATCTACCCGGTGTCGCTGCTGTCCATGGTGTTCGGCACCCCCGACTCGGTGGTGTCGTCGACGCAGTTCGGCGCCACCGGCGTGGACGGCCACACCTCGGTGGTCACCGGGTACGCCGGCGGCCGCCAGGGGGTGGCGGTGACCACCATGGAGGCGTTCCTGCCGAACCGCGCGTCCATCGCCGGCACCGAGGCGCGCATCGACATCGACCCCTGGTGGTACCGTCCGACGTCGTTCACCCTGACCGGCCGCACCGGCGCCGTGGAGCGGTACGAGTGGCCCGTCCCCGGCAACGGCCTGCGCTTCCAGGCCGAGGAGGTCGCGCGCCGCGTCCGCGAAGGCGCGCTGGAAAGCCCGGTCCTCACTCTCGACGAGACCTGCGAGATCATGGGGACGATGGACGAGATCCGCGCGCAGGCGGGGCTGCGTTACCCCGGCGAGTGA
- a CDS encoding fumarylacetoacetate hydrolase family protein, whose amino-acid sequence MNIVRYRTRQAGPRVGLHEDGVVAELTGVASLAELWTLPLGELRDRLGGPRGEAVPLADVELLAPVDGRTEVWGAGVTYESSREARVEESERAATVYEQVYDAERPEIFFKSAGWRAVGPGGDLSVRPDSVVDVPEPELALVVNAHGEIVGYSVCNDMSSRSIEGENPLYVPQAKIFYGSCGLGPWVTPVWEVEDPYDLPITMTIHRDGAPVWQGEANTGRLHRRLDGLVAYLMLGDVHPDGVVLSTGTCLVPSPFTLAAGDVVEIGIGGVGVLRNPVVRGKPGGPREYTPSLETSLR is encoded by the coding sequence GTGAACATCGTCAGGTACCGAACGCGACAGGCAGGCCCGCGTGTCGGGCTGCACGAGGACGGCGTGGTGGCCGAACTGACCGGCGTCGCGTCCCTCGCGGAGCTGTGGACGCTGCCGCTCGGCGAGCTGCGTGACCGCCTCGGCGGCCCGCGCGGCGAGGCCGTGCCGCTGGCGGACGTCGAGCTGCTGGCCCCGGTGGACGGCCGCACCGAGGTGTGGGGGGCCGGAGTCACGTACGAGAGCTCCCGTGAGGCCCGCGTCGAGGAGAGCGAGCGCGCCGCCACCGTGTACGAGCAGGTGTACGACGCCGAGCGGCCCGAGATCTTCTTCAAGTCGGCCGGCTGGCGTGCCGTCGGGCCCGGCGGCGACCTGTCCGTCCGTCCCGACTCGGTGGTGGACGTACCCGAGCCCGAGCTGGCCCTGGTGGTGAACGCGCACGGCGAGATCGTCGGCTACTCGGTGTGCAACGACATGTCGTCCCGGAGCATCGAGGGGGAGAACCCTCTCTACGTGCCGCAAGCCAAGATCTTCTACGGCTCGTGCGGCCTCGGCCCGTGGGTCACGCCGGTGTGGGAGGTCGAGGATCCCTACGATCTGCCGATCACCATGACGATCCACCGCGACGGCGCCCCCGTATGGCAGGGTGAGGCGAACACCGGACGGTTACACAGGCGGCTCGACGGCCTGGTGGCCTACCTGATGCTCGGCGACGTCCACCCCGACGGCGTCGTCCTGTCGACCGGCACCTGCCTCGTCCCCTCGCCGTTCACGCTCGCCGCCGGCGACGTGGTCGAGATCGGCATCGGCGGCGTCGGCGTGCTGCGCAACCCCGTGGTGCGCGGCAAGCCAGGCGGCCCCCGTGAGTACACCCCTTCACTGGAGACATCGCTGCGATGA